The DNA sequence ATACTGCCTAACTGGGAGGCTCTGCTGGCAGACATGGCATTGTACTAGGATCGTTGTCTAGTTTGTAAGCAATAAATGTAACCGACTGAAATGttgctttgttgtttttttgcaTCTTGCAAGAGTCTGATGCACACCCTAgctttgtaattttatgttaGTTGAGCTAAAGCAGAAGGCAGTTTAATGCAAGATCTCTGGTCAGTGGTGATGATTAATTTTGAAGTATTATAGCAAGAAAAGAGGAGATAGGTTTTCAGTTTTATATTCAACTAAATTAACAAACAGCTGGTTGTAATCCTAAAATCTGCAGTAAGGAACCctaatatttatcatacattaTTCTTATGCCTACCATGAGGCTAATCTGAATATTTCATTGATCAGTTACTGGCTGCCTCTCGTTTGTCCTCAGTGTTCTTGTATGGTGGTGTGTCCCTCCCTTCAATTTTGTTGCCTCTCAGGTCTATAGCAAAGTTGTAGTCTATGGGGTTGTCTAGGGCTTTGTCAATGGCTGCGTCCAGTGTCTCCGGTGTGATGAATGTTGCACTGAGCTcctgaaaaattaaataaattggtTAATTTAAGTTCTCTACTTcacatatttacatttttgaaGCTATCTTCTCTTCCTTCTTCTAAAGTTAAAGCCACTGCATAATGTTTAACTCACCTTCTGCTTCCTAATCTCTTCAGAAGCCCTTTCTATCCGTTTCTCTAGCTCCCGGTCTTTGGCCTCCATCCGCTGCAGCGCATGCGCCTCCATCTTCTCCAGCTCGGCGCGGCGCCGCTCCTCACGCTCGGTCGCCACCTGCGCGTTCCACTGCTCGTTCAGCGCCACGCAGCGCTCCCAATCCTCAGCCTCCAGTTTCTGACTCATTTCCGAACTGGCACTTTGAAGCGAAGAGTTCTCCTTTATCTTCTCCTCGAAGTAGAACCTTTTTATAGCCCGCATCTGCGTCTTGTAGTTGTTGTGCAGTCGCAGCAACTCTTTCTTCTCTTCTTCAGGTATTTCCGGGCGTTTGGGGATGCGGAACATTCGACTTTTGGCTACGGGCAGCCATCGCGGCTTGCGGTGGGCGGAGGCGCTTTGAACGATTAATGGCAGAGCCCGTTTAAGGAGCTGGT is a window from the Plutella xylostella chromosome 7, ilPluXylo3.1, whole genome shotgun sequence genome containing:
- the LOC105386380 gene encoding probable 28S ribosomal protein S26, mitochondrial is translated as MISQNQLLKRALPLIVQSASAHRKPRWLPVAKSRMFRIPKRPEIPEEEKKELLRLHNNYKTQMRAIKRFYFEEKIKENSSLQSASSEMSQKLEAEDWERCVALNEQWNAQVATEREERRRAELEKMEAHALQRMEAKDRELEKRIERASEEIRKQKELSATFITPETLDAAIDKALDNPIDYNFAIDLRGNKIEGRDTPPYKNTEDKREAASN